CTTAAGTTCAGGTTTAGGATAAGTGTTGATATTATTTCTGTATATCCTTATTTCATCAAGCATCTCTTTCCTCTTTTGATAAGAAGCTCGATAAGGCCACGCATTAAGAAGTTTTGACTTTTGTAATTCTAAATAATTTGTGATCATGTTCATCGTTTTTAAATTTTCGTCAAATTTCTCAAGCTCCTCAGCTGACCATTCCCCTTTCTGTTGTTCAATAGTCCAATCAATTTTTTTTAAATTGACATCAAATTTATAAATAGGACCCAGAATTTCTGGAAATTTGCCACCGATATCTGGAAGTGTTCCCGGGACAACCAATCTTTTGTCATAGGTCCTTAATATAGTTTCCATTTCCCTATTTGTAAAAGTGTTTAAAGGATCCTTATAATTTGTAAAAACAACCATTGGCATAAGTAGATTCCATACGGGGATAACCTTTAAATCTTGCAAATTATAGGATACAAAATCAGATGCTAACTTATGGGCAATTGGATCATTTAAATTGTCACCTCTTTTAAATCTTTTTTCAATCTGATTTACCAAAACAAAAAAGCCGTAAGCACGATCGTTATATCCATTTATTGTGTAAGCATCCCTAGCAATCCGATACGCTTCCGTTATCATGGCATTCAATTCTTTATTTTCAAAATCTTTTTCACCGTCTTCAATTCTAGAGAAAAGACCTATCCTATTATCTCCGTTGATCGTTTTAAAGTCAAAATTCTGGTCTAAATAATTGCTTACCAATGCTGTTATATAAAATGAATAGTATTGCATTAACAACCTGTAATTTTCAAGATCGTTAGACGATTTAAACTTTCCATTTTTATATGATTCCTCTGAACTATCAAAAGTTTTTTTAAAAATTTGAAGATAAATAGGAATACTATCTGTGATTTCCTTTGAATCAAAATTCAGTTTACGAAAATAGTCGGGTCTTATTCCACTTAAAAAATAGGATTGAACGTTAACATCTGATAATTCCTGTTCATCAGTTTTATTGCAATTTGAAAATCCAAGTGCAAGAAAAAATATACCTACATAAACAATTACTTTTTTCATCATATTACAATCTATAGATTAATCCAGTCATAATTTGGTTTTTGACCAGTCTTCCGAAATCTGTTTTTGTATTGCGTGTTGGATTAAACAGTACTGTGGTAAATAATTCCAGCCGATTTGAAAGATTGTATTCTATTAGGGCAGATAACTGCTGTGATTTATCATCTAAACAGTTAAGATAACGAACGAAAAAATTAAGCTTTCCAAATAGGTCATTTTGTCCAAATTGACTGAAAATGTAATTTTTTCTAATGAACTGCATTCCCGGATTAATTGCTCTTCCCATGTTGCGATTAGATAATTGCTCACTTATATCAAAATTATAATCTGACGCTTGATAAATCATTGTCCAATAACGATCTAACTGTGAGCGATTGTATCCTATACCGTTATGATAATATTCCAAATTTAATGTAGGACCAAAGTTGAATGTATAGGACATTCCAAATAACCCTTGCACATAAACGTGACTATTTTCCTCACCATTTACCATTTCGTAATTAATAATGTCTCTAATTTCAGGTGCCATCGGAATCTGCGAATAGAAGCGGTTTGGTTTATATTTCAAATTGGCATCTATCCAAAAAACAAGTGAATTTCCGACTGTCTTTTGACCATAGGTTCCAACTCCCCATCTCTTAGACTCATCTATTGAAAATATCAATCCATTTTGAAAAGAGCCTGAATAAAAGTCTACCTGTACACCGTATTGTCTTTTAAAATCGAAGTAAGGTGCCACATAGTACTTATCCTCACCTTTCCCCAAATTTGCGATTAAATTTATATTCAGATCTTTAGTTGCACTAAAAGCTATTTCGAAAAAATCTTTTGGAGCAATTTCCAGTTTTGGATTAATTGGATTAGTCTCTATAAAGAATAAATTACTAGGATTTGTAATCAATGAAGTTCCTATTGTCTTAAAATACCTACCTCCACTCAACTTGACTTTAGTTCCTAATTGAACGTCTGCTTTAAACTTTTGAAAGAAAAAATTATCGAGTACATATTCTTTGTTGATCTGATCATATTCTGTATTTAATCGCGGCTGAATATCTAATTTAATATTATCAATTTCAAATGAGATTAGCGGCCTGAAGTAAGCACCAAAATCTCCCCTGTCCAATTTGGCAACTCTATTTTCAAAATTAACAGTATGCTCATTTTCTCGAAATCTAAGATTTCGAGAAAATGTTAATACGTCCATTGAAAAGGAGGTCTTTACTTTACCAAAAATGGAGCGATTATTACCAACACTATCAATTTCCGGTTTTACTTCATCCTTTAAAACACCCTGTGAGTAAACAGTTGAACTCCCAAAATAAATTGAGACAAATATTAGAAAAAAAAGAACTTTACTCATAATTTCTATTTTTCAAACTTAGAAAAACTGATAGCCTTAAATTCAAAATCTGTGGACTCTAGAGTAGTAAAGTCATTCATATTTATATTATCTTTTATAATCGTCTTACTCACCATTTTCGTTGGAACACCACCCATTGAGACTGTTGAATACTCAAATGTTGCAACCTTGATTAATTTATCCGTTTTCCCATAATACTCAGCTTTTAAAGCGGTATGATCCACCTTATTAATCCAATACTTTATCTTAAAATACGACACAAAATTATTATTCGCCTCAAGATCAAATAGATAACAACTGATACCCTCCAACTTTGTCTCCTGTACATTAACAATCTTATAATCTATTGAGTAATTGGCATTCGCCACATCAGCGTTAGAAGCCGAACCTGAAAGTCTCTGTCTGCCAGATATAGCAATTGGCCTGTCTAGTCCCTTCTTGGTAAACCACATATTGTTATTCCTAATAAGCAGACGCTGGCCTTCAAATTTTTTGGGTGCCAGAAATGAAACCAGAACCAGCTGGTCTTTTGCAGTTGTCTTCGCATCTACATTTATTGCAATTTCATTCTCAAGCTTATTTTGTTTAAAATTTAAAACTTTGAGCTTCCAACTCACATTTTCCAGTTGGCCCGCCCTATGCAGATCTGCATCTTTTAGGATCTTTACATTGTCAATTTGTCCAAATACGATCTTTGAAAGAACGGAGATTGATAGTATTAATAATAGCTTTTTCATAATTGATTAATTAAACATGTTCAGACCCAATATTGAAGCAATCAATCCAGATATTAAGGTTATATATGCTCTGAATATATATCCTTCATATCGTTCAGTTGCTTCCTCATCTAATGATAGCTGCAATTTTGACCAGGTTCCAAAGGTTCCATACATGGTTAGACCAGTCATTGTCATAAGTAATAAAACCTTTAGTACAAGCATAATCTTAGCTGGGCCTACTAAGGGAGGGCCTAAAATGGTTAAGCCGATACCTGATATCCATAATAATGAAATGCCTGTATAAACACTATAAAAAACGCGAGTTCCTTGACCGATGATAAAGCGGAATGGAAACTGGCCTTTTTTTACACTGTCCCGCGCCGCTGGCCAATCAATTACAGCGCCCATATACACAGCCCCTACCCAAAGAATTGTTGCAATAAGATGGATATTTAGAAAGGCTATCCGCAGCACTTTAAACTTTTCATTAATTTCCATCATCCCCCTGCTCTAGATAAGAGTAATCGAACTGTATCATTGTTTTCCAACTTCGTATACAAACCATCTAAAACTCTAATATTCTCTTCTCCAATGAAGAAATTTAGATAGGGTCTTACATTTCCATTTTCATCCAGAATTCTGGATGAAAATGTTGGATATTTTGAATCTAAATAATCAACCAAATCACTAAGTCGATTCCCCTGAAATTGTATTAATTTTTCATTACCAACATAATGCGCTAATTGTGCTGGAAAATTTAAGGTCACAGTTGTAGTTTCCATACTAAGTAGTCTTTTAATTATTATACCTTAATGAATCTATTACCTTTTGTTTTACAATCCTTCTAGAAGCAATAAATGAAGACAATACACTGACAACCAAAAATATGACGAACGTAATAATCATTTGAGGTGGAGAAGGTAAAATTGCTATGGGAACTTCAATCGAAGCCACCGGAGGAATAAATGTTATATTCAGAACTAACAAAATAACTTTTACCACCATTAAAGCAATAACACCTAAAATCCCGCCGATAATCCCCATCATTAGGCCTTCTATACAAAATAATTTTACCACATTATTTTTTGTCATCCCAATGGCCCTTATGGTACCAATTTCTTTGGTCCTTTCATTTACGTTCATTTGCATCGTGTTTAACACTGTAAGCAGCACAATAACAGAAATAATTACTGTTAAAACTCTGAAAATTACACCAAACATGGTTTTAACCTTTTCATAAGAAGCCGACATTTTGTTCCAGGTTTGAGATTCAACTTTATATCCCTTTTTATCCAGCGCTTCTATAAGTCTTGATTGGACACTTTCAATATTATTTAAATCATCAATGGTTACCGCTATCCTCATAGCCCCGTCAGTATCATACAGCCGCTGTAAAAGGGATAGATTTGATAGCAAAAATTTGTCATTTGTTGCTGGATTACCTGTATTGAATATTTCTCCAATAACAATATCATTTGCATTAGCAATTCCGTCTTTGGTAGTAGTTAATAACGTCATTTGATCTCCTTTTTTAACCTTGAGATTTTTGGCCAATTGTTCTGAAATAGAAACTATCTCATCATTTTTTTCAGAAAGCTCAGCCAAATTAGGGTGATTCAAACGGCCATCAATATCCGTCTTGAAAAGAATTTTCTCATCTGCAGGAATAACACCTTCTGACAAAAATATAGTGGAAGACGTCCCATTACTTATCATTCCATTTATCGAAATTCTCGGAGTTGCGAGAGTCACACTGTTATCCGATCTAATGGTTTTTAAAATATCTTCCAATTCAGATTTGCTCCAAAGAAATTTCTCCGGATTCATTTTACCATCCGACTGGAATCCCACTTTTTCTATGCTGAAATGCCCCAATCTCTCATTTACTACAGCCTGTTCTTTTAACCGTGAAAAGATATTGGCCAACATTCCACCTATTGTGCCGAGTGCTGTAAATCCCAACGTGATAATCAATATCGTAACAATAGATCTTTTTCTATTTCTTTTTAAATTCCTAGATGCTAATTTTAAATAGTTCATATTTTAAGCTTTAAGTTCTCCGTCCTTTAATTCGATGGTGTAATCAACTTCCTTTATAATATTGGTATCATGTGTAGAAAAAATAAATGTGATCTTCTTCTCAACATTTAATCTTTTCATTAGTCCTATTATTTCCAGTGCAGTTGTACTATCCAAGGCAGAAGTTGGTTCATCTGCAATAATTATTTCTGGATCAGTAATCAATGCCCTAGCAATTGCCACTCGCTGTTTCTGCCCACCACTCAGTTCATTTGGTTTGTGGTCCATATAGTTGCCGAGCCCCAATTCTGTAAGAAGATTTTTAGCTTTAGAAATAACTACTCCTTTGTCATATGCTTTTCCTTGGATTTCTAATGGGAACATCACATTTTCCAATGCACTCAATACAGGTATTAAATTGAAATTTTGAAATATTATTCCAATTTTATTGGATCTAAAATGACTAATATCAGTGTCAGATAAATCACTGACTTCCCTACCGTTGTATTGAATCTTTCCTGAAGAAGGAAAATCAACAAATGAAAGGAGATTTAACAAAGAACTTTTCCCACTACCAGAGGGCCCAATAATGGCAATAAATTCGTCAGAATTAACAGTCCAATTAATATTCTTTAATGCGTGGACCGAATTTTTTCCGACAGCGTATGTTTTAGAAACATTTTGTAGATCGATGAGTTTTTTCTTCTCCATATTAATTATTGATTACATTGATTAGATCGTCATAACTTCCAAGTCCTCCTTGAACAGAAATTATACGCTTTACCTTTAAATTGTATTTTTTTATACTTTTATCCAGAAATTGAGCACGGCGCTTAAGCTCTTGCTTTGATGCGTCGGAATAAGAGTTAGCGGCCTGTCCTACAAAAACTCTTTTAAAAGGTCCATTCCACATTAATTCAGATTGTATAACAGTTTGATAAGAAGGAATATACGCAATAACCATATCATTTGCGTGGCGCCCCAGGTCCGCAGTATCGCCCCCCAAATAATAAATCTCCAGCTCCCCTTCTGCTAGGATGGTTTTACCACCAACTTCATTGACATTTATAGGTATTGGGTTTAGTGCTAAAGCATCAGGATTCAAATGGTGTTCGTTGGCCAAAGCTTCATCGATGACAGATTTCCCATTCTTACCAATTATTACATTTTGTGTTTCATACGCAGCTTCTCTAACTCCTGAGGCAATTGCAGAATGGGTATGACTTACAATAACACCAGAAATTTTTTGGCCTGGAAATTTTGATTTTGTGGCGTTCAACACACTCCTCGTCCAGAAATTGTTCAGCGTTGGTTCGAAGAGAAATATTCCTTTAGAGGTTTTAATCGCTACACTATATAAGCTATGATCCGGCCTGCCAATAATTTTGATATGTTCACCAACTGTCTGATTGGGAAGTCCATATGGTGTCAAATCATGATCTTCAAGTATCCAAGCACCATTGTTCAATGGCTGATCAAATAACAGTCCTTTATCAAACCATCTGTTATACCATTGTGAGTATATAAAGCCCATCCATCCATTTGGCGTATCATAGGGGACCGGGGACTGAATTCCTGAGATCTTAAAAATATCCTTAGGGAATATTGGATTTATTGAAATATCTGAAATTTGCTCCGATCTGAACATTCGACCACCTAAATAATAATGGAATTTCGTAGGAACGTTGAACCCATCTATGTCCCGCCAGTCAGAATATTGAATCTTATATTCAATATCACCTTTTAAAAAATCAGATTCCTTGATTGTACAATTTAATGGCAAATTAGATATTGGATCGAACTCGACAACATAGTATAGTCCTTGCACTATTGTGGGAATCGAAATCCTATTATCCTTAATTTCTTTGACGTTATTTTGCAATGCTAGCTTAGCCAGAAATAAAGGATTCGTCATTTGACAATTTTTTATCATTGCTTCAATTCTACTGGCATTCAGGGATTGAGGATATCTCATATTAAGAAAATAGGATTTAAAATCATATTCTCCGGAAATCATTCCTTCTTTATCATTAATAACTATATTAATACCTCCCGTCTGATAGCTGAAGGGCTGCTTAATTTCGAACTGAGTAAATTGGGCAGAAACCTGCCTATTATCCAGATTCGATTTTACCAAATAAGTGTAATTATTTGTGTTTATAGGATTTACATACAGTACAGATGGTTCATCCCATTCATAGGCTGCTCCGACAACTTTATAAGACATTGTAGTGACATCATTAACCATACGTTTCGATGACAGAGCCTTTAAAAAACTATCTAAATTTTCGACTTTCAGGGTTTCATTGTCCGCTTTTTTACAGCCAAAGGATAGAAAGCACATTATAATATTGAGGATAAGAAACCTGTAAGTCTTCATAAATAAATTAAATATTAAATTCTTCAAAAACTCTAAAGATGGATTTTGGGTATTCCACAGGGGTCAGTCTGTCGTTCATAAGACGCATAGCCATTGTACTTTGAGCCCCCCTAGCCACCAATTCATAGTCACCCGCAATATTTATTTTATAATATTCAAAACGCATTAATAATCGGCTGCTGCTTTTCGCTTCAAGAAACATCTTAATCACAACCCGGTCAAATGCAAATAGCTGAGAAATGTACTCAATCGAAAGATCCAAAGTGATCAAGGCCAATCCGGAATTTACTTCATCAATTATCTCGGGACAGTAATCATAGAGGAAATGTTCTCGACACTTCCCCTGCCATACAGCATAGTTAGCAAAGTAAATATTACCCACCACATTTGTTTCCTCAAAGGTGGTTATAAATTCATATTGATAATAACTCCTATCTGGAGAATAGATCATCGGCATAGCTATAATAACTTAATAAATGGATATTGAATTTGATTATGTTGGATCACCACCTGGACCGCTGTGTCATCTACCGCAGTTAAGTAGGAGCTTTTATCGACAAGCTCCTTTTCATCGGTTTCACCTGAATAAACCGAAAGAATATTATTATCCAATTTGAATTCGAGATCTTTATTTTGGAAATTTTTGATTAATTGCTCTTTATTCTCGGTACTGCAGATCAAGTTCCCATGCTTCGTCCCTCTCAGTTTATATTCAAGATCTGGCAACAAAAGGTTTACATCCCACAGTTTTTCGAATTGATGACCTTTAACTCTGGTAAGAACTAATTCTTTCCAATATTGAAGAATTTCATTCCTTTCGTTTGTCAAAACAACATCAATTACTGTATTTAATCCATCTTCATAAATTTCTCTAGTCTGAATGCGTACTTTGCCACTGATGAAAGGCTCTATAATATAAATTGATCTAACACCTGTCGGCAGTAATCTTTGCGATGGTCTGCAAGCTTGATGGCAATGTATGATAGCATCGTTTATTCCAGGATTGCCAAGTAAAAATTCCTGAGGGTATTTTTCATCAAACCAGAATTCATTTGTAAGTTCTGTAACTTCAGCAATAGAGTCCTTTGAATCAATATAACAGAACTCATTAATTTTTCGAAAAGGTCCAGTGTGAAAGAGCAGCGTGTCATAGAAGGCTTTTGAAACATTAAAGTTTAAAATATTTTTTCTTTCCTCCTCATACCACTTTTCATTTATTGCAATTGGTTCTTTATTACTTAAAATAACCTGAAAATTTTCAATTTCAAAATTAGAATCCTCTGAAAGGATAGTAACTAGGATCTGACCATGCGCAATTCTTGTTCCAACCACAGTCAATGAAAGACTTTTATCCGAGGGTATAAAAATTGGCTTATTTATCTTCAAATTTTCGAAACTCCATATGTTCTGGTCTTGATGAAGACATTTACCAATCTGTGCCATAGCCTCTAACGCCATCACAGTTGGAAAAATATATTGACCGTCTAAAACATGGTTTTTGAGATATGGATCCGACTGTAAATCTATCTTAATATTTGAGATAATTTCAACACTTGGCAAATGGTGTATAATATCATTAACAAATCTTCCTAAGAAAAGAGTCTTTCGTTTAAAGTTTAAAGTAGGCAAATTTCCATATCTACTGGATACAATGTAGCGTCCATTCTTTATTGATGTGTCAGAAATTAAGTTATCCAATATTCTCAAACCATTGCTAACCGGTATAGGCCATATACCTTTCTTTTTTAAATGACCGATACTATTTAGATCAACCCCCATTCCCACTTCATCCCAAATCGACCATTGAATGACCAAAGCCTTACATTTTTTGTGTTTTTCAGAAAATCCGTCTATCACTTTTGCAAATTGATCATTTGCCCAGGCATAATCAGCATTGCCTTCCATTCCGCTTTCCGAAATAATAGATCCAAAGCCTATCACAAGCTTAAGGTGTTTTGGATCCTTGATTCCAGAAATGATATTCTGGATGCCCTTTGTTTTTATTTCAGTCGTTCGATTGAAGTCTTCAAATGAAAGATCTTTTAATATTTTTGGCTTATTGATGCCAGCACCGAACAAGATTCCAACAGGATGTCCCCATTGCGTGTTTACATCTTCAAGTACATTTATTATTTTTTCCTTATCTAGAATATCCGCACTATAATATTTAAAAATAGTACCCATCGAACGCAGAGTTTCCAAATTGTCAAATAATTTAGAATCATTTGACGGATCACTTCGGCCAATGATAGCAAGTCTTAATTTATATTTATGAGAAAGAAACTTAGCTGACTCGAATGTTATTCCCTTACCTCCCCCTGCAATGATAATAATATCATTTACTTTTAAGAGATCAACATCTTGATTGGCAAATATTGGTTTATACTCAATTTCTGATTCAAATCTCTTAATACCCTCATATCGTACTTCTTTATATTTTGTACGAAAAATTATCTCGCTATATATTAACGAAAAGGCTTTTTCAGAATTTCCATTCTCAACCTCAATATCTATCGAGAAAACAGTCACCAAAGGAAATTCCTGTTTAAATGTTCTTAAAATTGGTTTCAGATCAAATTCTTTATAATCAAACTGAACCAAGGCTAAAAAGTCCCCTCTTTGAACCTGCGAAGTTTTCAGAAAGTCCAA
The genomic region above belongs to Sphingobacterium zeae and contains:
- a CDS encoding acyl-CoA thioesterase — protein: MPMIYSPDRSYYQYEFITTFEETNVVGNIYFANYAVWQGKCREHFLYDYCPEIIDEVNSGLALITLDLSIEYISQLFAFDRVVIKMFLEAKSSSRLLMRFEYYKINIAGDYELVARGAQSTMAMRLMNDRLTPVEYPKSIFRVFEEFNI
- a CDS encoding ABC transporter permease; translated protein: MNYLKLASRNLKRNRKRSIVTILIITLGFTALGTIGGMLANIFSRLKEQAVVNERLGHFSIEKVGFQSDGKMNPEKFLWSKSELEDILKTIRSDNSVTLATPRISINGMISNGTSSTIFLSEGVIPADEKILFKTDIDGRLNHPNLAELSEKNDEIVSISEQLAKNLKVKKGDQMTLLTTTKDGIANANDIVIGEIFNTGNPATNDKFLLSNLSLLQRLYDTDGAMRIAVTIDDLNNIESVQSRLIEALDKKGYKVESQTWNKMSASYEKVKTMFGVIFRVLTVIISVIVLLTVLNTMQMNVNERTKEIGTIRAIGMTKNNVVKLFCIEGLMMGIIGGILGVIALMVVKVILLVLNITFIPPVASIEVPIAILPSPPQMIITFVIFLVVSVLSSFIASRRIVKQKVIDSLRYNN
- a CDS encoding ABC transporter ATP-binding protein, whose translation is MEKKKLIDLQNVSKTYAVGKNSVHALKNINWTVNSDEFIAIIGPSGSGKSSLLNLLSFVDFPSSGKIQYNGREVSDLSDTDISHFRSNKIGIIFQNFNLIPVLSALENVMFPLEIQGKAYDKGVVISKAKNLLTELGLGNYMDHKPNELSGGQKQRVAIARALITDPEIIIADEPTSALDSTTALEIIGLMKRLNVEKKITFIFSTHDTNIIKEVDYTIELKDGELKA
- a CDS encoding outer membrane lipoprotein-sorting protein: MKKLLLILSISVLSKIVFGQIDNVKILKDADLHRAGQLENVSWKLKVLNFKQNKLENEIAINVDAKTTAKDQLVLVSFLAPKKFEGQRLLIRNNNMWFTKKGLDRPIAISGRQRLSGSASNADVANANYSIDYKIVNVQETKLEGISCYLFDLEANNNFVSYFKIKYWINKVDHTALKAEYYGKTDKLIKVATFEYSTVSMGGVPTKMVSKTIIKDNINMNDFTTLESTDFEFKAISFSKFEK
- a CDS encoding MoaD/ThiS family protein, which translates into the protein METTTVTLNFPAQLAHYVGNEKLIQFQGNRLSDLVDYLDSKYPTFSSRILDENGNVRPYLNFFIGEENIRVLDGLYTKLENNDTVRLLLSRAGG